The Manis javanica isolate MJ-LG chromosome 13, MJ_LKY, whole genome shotgun sequence region CAGAGGAGGGCCCCTCCCCAAAGCCCCAGCTCTTGGGGTGCTAAATGGCAATGACAGAAGGAGATGGGGTGTGTGTTCTGAGCCCCTAGTCAATGCTGTGTGAGATTTTCCTCCCTCCCTACAGTCATCATCAGAACATATCCTTGCTTGGGAACACTAGACAGTCATGAACAAGGATGCCTGGAATGTGTGTTTACAATGACAGGGATGATGCACTTGGCATCATGTGGGCTGAATGGACGGGACCGGACTGTAGACACCAGTGCCATTTCTCAAGGGGTTTTGGGGACTCTTGAAAACCGTACTGGGCATTTCCACTTGCACACAGGCAGGTCTGCATCCGAGGAGCTCGCTCGATGGGCTGCTCTGATGCACTCCTGCTCCACGGGGGAGAGTTGGGGGGCACAGTACACATTACAATTCTAAAAATCACACCTATTCCCTCCCATCTCACTCCCAACGTGTTCTCCACCAGGGAGAGCCCCCTGCTTCGGCAGGAGAGCCCAGTGGATTCCAGAACCATCTCGGAACCAGGTGAGCACCCTTCCTCTGACTTTTCTGATCCCAGCCAGTGAGGTGGTTCCAGGTAATATGGGAGAGATTGGCGTGGGCCTGAGAGGTCAGGACCAGTTCCCTGGGAAGATCAAGGACTGGGTGACAGCACTGCGCGGGGCACAGACACCCTAATGCCACAGTCCGGCACCTGGATCCGCCCTGAGGGGGGTGCCTGGGAGAGACTGGCTGTTCCCTTTCAGACTCCCCCAGGCAAAGCGCCTATGACATCTACAGGGTGCCCAGCAGTCAGAGTATGGAAGACCACCGGTATGTGCCCCAAAGAAAAGCGCCCCAGCAGGAGACTCCTGCCCCCTTGGGCACCCTAACCCTGCCCTTCTGCACCAGTGTGTGGACAGGGCCATAGCGAGGGGCTGCCTGGGAAGcagggtgggggggcaggggctCTCCCAACAATGCCCAGCCTCCTGTCTGCCCACCCCGGCCTGACCCACCTTCTACCTCTCGGGACAGGTACAGCCCTGACTCCAGGGTGGTCCGCTTCATCAAGGGCACAACCATCGGGCTGCGGGTGGCCGGAGGCAATAACGTGGGCATCTTTGTGTCGGGGGTGCAGGAAGGCAGCCCGGCGGATGGGCAGGGCATCCAGGAGGGAGATGAGATTCTGCAGGTGAACAGGGCGCTGGCCAGCCTGATGGGGAGAGGGTACCAGGGGGCCCCCCACGTCTGGTACATCCTGTGTGTCATTCCCTGGGGCCACCCTGACACCATCAAGGCCCCACGGACAATTTAACATTCTAATGTCAGGGCCTTGTCGTCGCTGACTGGGCCACCACCTGTTCCCCTTGAGCGTTTTCCTTGCGCCCCGTCCCCGCTGACCCTCTTCCGGGTGGGCTTGGTCCCGAGGAAGAGCTGGGATCCCGTCCTCGGTTACGGTTACGGGGCCGCGTCCCACCCTCGGGCCGTTGTCCTGGCAGGTGAATGACACGCCTATGCGGAACCTGACCCGGGAGGAGGCAGTGCAGGTGCTCCTGGGGCTGCCCCCGGGCGCGGAGGTGGAGCTGGCGACGCAGCGGAGGCAGGACGGTGAGTGCGGCGCGGCCGGGGCGGGCGCTTGGGGCGCGCAGGGAGGCCGGCTCACGGGCGCCCCCCGCAGTCTTCCGGCAGGTGGTGCAGGCCCGCGCCTGCGACTCCTTCTACGTCCGCACGCACTTCGAGCTGGAGCCCAGCCCGCCGTCCTGCCTGGGCTTCACCCGCGGGGACGTCTTCCACGTGCTGGACACGCTGTACCCCGGCCCCGGGCAGAGCCGCTCTCGCGCGGGCCACTGGCTGGCGGTGCGCATGGGCCGAGACTGCCGGGAGCTGGAGCGCGGCGTCATCCCCAACCAGGGCAGGTGCGCGGCCACGGTGCCTGGTGCCTGTGTGGGCTCGCGGGGCCGCTGCCACGAGACACCACCTGGTGGCCTACAGCAGCATGCACGTGTCACCCCACGTTCCGGGCTCAGAGCCCCTAAATCCAGGCAGGCAGGGCCGGCCCCTCCGGGGGCCCCGGGAGAACCGTGTCCCCCCCTTCCAGCTCCTAGAGGCGCCATGGCCTCACCTCGGGGCCCCCTCCTCCGTCCGCACTGCCGGCAGGGCTGCGCCTTCCCATCCCTCTGATCCTGATCTGTGCCCCCCTCATAGGGACCCTCGTGAGGACCCGGGGCACCCCCATCTCAGGGGCCTTGATCTAGTCCCTCTGTGAGTCCCTCTATCACGTGAGGGGACCAGGTTGGGACACCTTTAGGTGTCACTCTGCTGACCCCAGCTCCCAGTCTCCTGTCCTCTCCCCAGGGCAGAGCAGCTGGCCAGTCTGGAGGCTGCCCAGAGGGTCCTGGGGACCGGGCCTGGCACCTCGGTGGGCTCTGGCGCTCGGGCCGAGTTCTGGCGGCTGCGGGGTCTCCGTCGGGGAGCCAAGAAGACCACCCATCGGAGCCGCGAGGACCTGTCAGCTCTGACCAGACAGGGTCACTACCCGCCCTATGAACGTGTGGCGCTGCGAGAAGGTGGGGCCCGGGGTCAGAGTGGCCGGGGAGCCTCACACAGGAGCCTCAGGAAATCCGGAGCGAGTGTTCACCCCCGGAAGCCACAGTCCATACCTCTCCTCTAGCAAAAATACCCACTTTTAGTTATTTTGGGGCATAGAAGGAGACAGGAAGATGACATTTCTGTCTGGATTTGCCTGTTGTGGACGTGTCACAGAAATGGAGTCACACGCCGCGTGGCCTGTGTCTGGTGTCTCACTGAGCACCGTGTGGTCGGGGTCCGTCCACGTTAAGGGACGTGTCAGGGCTCCGCTCCTTTTCACGGCTAAGGGGTGCTCCGTGTGTGGGTGGCCCACGTTTGCTTATCCATTCCATTGTTGTGTAAAATCAAtccttaaaaatgaatttctattccTAATTGAAATATGCAGGCTACACatacaatcttgaaaaagagatggttgaaaataattttaatgatttattttttaacatgttatatccaaaatattattccaACAGATAATCTATTAGTTTATGTTATTAATCCAtgttattaatgagatatttccTTTAACGAAGTCATCAAAATGCAGCATGTGTTTTGCACTCAAGGGCACATCTCTGTTCAGATGAGCCACGTTTCAAGTGCACAGCAGCCACACGTGGCCGGCGGCTGCTGGACAGCCCACTGAGGGGGCTTACACACTTAGTGGGCACTGCTTTTGCGGGTGGTCAGCTTGAGGGCCACAGGCCCCCTTGAAAATGCGTGCATCCTGAACAGGCGTCCAGACCAAAACCTGCACACACGTGTTCAGCAGGATTCACAGCAGCCAAAGGTAGAAACAGCTCAGATGCCCAAAGCGCATGAGTGGATAACAAAATGTGTCCATCCATACACGGAGAATCACTCAGCTGGACACCCTGTACCCCGGCCCCGGGCAGAGCCCCAGGGGTGAAGCCCTGACAGGTGCTACACATGCACAGACCGTGAGTGCATGGTGCTCAGAGATCAAGACACCCATAGCCCCCTGGTGTGTGACCCCATTTCTGTGACAACGTCCACAGCAGGCGAATCCACAGACAGAacatgggctggggagggggtgggggtgactgCTGATGGAGGTGGGGTTTACGTGTGGGGTGGTGGAATGTTCTAGAACTAGAGGTGGTGCTTGCACAACACTGAATGCCACTGAAATGTACACCATAAAATGCACAGGTTAAAATAGTCAGTTTCATGTTAgatgtattaaaaattaatttttaaaaaatgttaacatttaaaagttttaagttaatgaattaaataaaaaactaaatacaTGCACATGGAACCAGCCCATAAGTCATAGATCCTTTCCCCCCGTGAGCACCAGGGGGCATGGAACAGCCTCGTCCAGTTTCCAGGACAGAGAAAATTAAGGCCCTTGCCCACAGCCTCAGGAGGTGGGATATAAATCCAGTGCTGAGGCCTCTCAGTAAAGCCTGCAGCAGCAATGGGAATAGCACGTCCCCTGGGCCAAGGACGCGCTGAGATGCTCTTAGCTGCTGCtccaacatccaaaaaaaaaaaacacttaagagGCCACATACTTAATCCTACCCCCAGCCTTTGCCATAAATGGGATCCTGATTCTTACTGTTTCCCTGCCCCTCAGCCAGCTTCAAGCGCCCCGTGGTGATCCTGGGACCCGTGGCAGACATCGCGATGCAGAAGTTGATGGCTGAGATGCCTGACCGGTTTGAAATCGCAGGTGAGAAGCCAGGTCCCATAGCAACCTTGTTGGTGAATCATTTCCCAAGCCCGACCCAGGCCCGGGGACTGAGGCAGCTGGCAAGGGTCCTGCTAATGATGCTGTTTTGGGGGAAAGAGGTATAGAACCACCATGGCAAATATGAGGCAGTCGAGCCCCCATCGTCTCCTCCAATGCCTGGGCCAGACATTCCCAATCAAAGCTTGGCACTCTGGGTGGAGCCTCGGAATCCTTCTTAACGCCAGGCAGTCATTGCCAGCTGAGCCAGCGTGCCACCTGTTCCTTCATTTGTTCAAGAGATGTTTACTGGGCTCCGGCCACAGCAAGATGGGGAACACAGAGGAGGTCCCCTGAGGGGACCAAAAGTTAACAACTAGAAACAATTAAGCGAGGGGATGGGGTCAGCAAATGGCAGCTCTTGGCCCATCAGCTATGTGTTCCTACGCAGCCCAGCAACTAAGAATGGTATTTATATGGTTTACATGATTgagaagaagttaaaaaaaaaatgatgtgacaTGTGAAAATGACATGAAATTTCAACCCCAGCATTTGTAAAGAGAGTTTTATTGGGCCAGGGCCTCACCTGCTGGTTTGGGTCCGTGGGTGCCCTCCAGCTCCAGCAGAGGTAAGGGGTCTTGGCAGAGAAGGCCAGGGCCGAACGCGTTTACTATTCGGCCCTTTCCGGGAAAGGGGTGCCACGCCCTGGGCTCCAGCCCGCTGGGAATGCTGGGAACAGAGCAGGAGGAGCGTGGGATGGGGCTGCGGGCGTCCTCAGGTGCTTCTTGGAGGCGGCAGCAGTTAAGCTGGGCCTTCAAGTTTGGGAAGAAGCCAGAGAAAGGTTCCAGGCGGAGGGTGAGCACATGCCCAGCGGGACGAATCGGGTGCCCTGGGCATAGAAAGGCGGAAGGGGGAAGAGGGCGGCAAGGACAGATGGGAAGCAGGGCGAGCGTGCAGCACCCCGGGGGCTCCGTGAGGAGTTGAGCTTGGTTCCGAGGGCAGCGGGGACCCGCAGGAGGCGGTGAGCCGGGGAGAGAGGGAAGCGAGCAGGGCCCGGGGGTGACGGCAGGGTTGGCTGCACGCTGTGCGTGTGCTTACTTGCAGCTgagctgtgcacttaaaaatggtcatgGAggcacattttatgttttacGTGACACACATTTTACAATACAAAAACAGGCGAGGTTGCGTCCTCGCCTCCCATTTAGGGCCTCAGGACGGTGTGTGGCTCCTCCATCAGCCACCAGGCTGTCCAGGAGGGCTTCCTAGAGGCAGTGCTCCACCTCAGGTCCAGGAGAACAGACAGGGGACGGGAGAGCTGCTTGCTTTGGGTCGCAGACTCGACAAAGACCTGGAGGTAGGACCAAGCCTGGCAGAGTATCTGGACCACAGACTGCTTCTGTCTCCGGAGCGTGCCACTCATTGGCTGTGATCCTGAggctcagcttccccatctgtcaGATGGGCGAGTAGCAGCTGCCTCCTCGGGAGGATGTGTGGGGTGAGGTCAGGAGGGGGTACCGAGTGCACTGCCGGGCGTGCAGCCAATGGGAGCAGCTCGGAGGCTGGGATTTCTCTCAGGGTGATAGGGAGCCTTGCTGGGCTCTTGAGCAGAAGAGGGGCAGGTAGACATGAACTGGGGGAGCCGGTGGGGGGGAGCGCCCGCCCTCCTGAAGCGGCCGGtcacctctcccttcccacagATAGCGTGCTGAGAGCAGACAGCCCCTCTAAGATCATCAAACTGGACACTGTGCGACTGATCGCAGAGAAGGTAAGCAGGGCCCTGCTGTGGGTCTCGTCTCATCTCATGGATTGGGAAACCGAGGCCCCAGAACCCAACCTGTCCCCCACCCCCGACTCCTCAAATGTAGTCTCCCACAGAGCCCCGCTTGGAGGCTTTGTGACACGGGgggttgggagggaagagcccgcCCAGGGTCCCAGCAACAAGCCTTGGGGACAGGCAGAGAGATTCACACTGGGGCTCTGGTTCCCAAGACACTGGGAGAGGCTGGAGTCCACTCTGACCACAGACTTCATCTCCATCTCTCTCGGATTCTTCTGGCCTGTCTCTGACACTCTGGCCCCGGGTGTTTCCCTGCTGTCTgtgcctctctccttctctccctgcccactGTGCCCACTGCGGGCCTGGCCCAGGACAAGCATGCACTCCTGGACGTGACACCCTCGGCAATTGAGCGCCTCAACTACGTGCAGTACTACCCCATCGTGGTCTTCTTTGCCCCCGAAAGCCGGACAGCCCTCAAGGCACTGCGCCAGTGGCTGGCACCAGCCTCCCGCCGTAGCACTCGCCGCCTCTACACCCAAGCCCAGAAGCTGCAGAAGCACAGCGACCACCTCTTCACAGGTAGGGCAGGATGGGGGTCCCGGGCAGGCAGCGATTCTCAGCTGTGCTGACACCCACTCCCCGCAGCCAGCATCCCCCTGTGCGGCATGAGTGACGCCTGGTACCAGGAGCTCAAGGCCGTTATCTGTGAGCAGCAGACACAGCCCATCTGGACGGCTGAGGACCAGGTACCCAGGCCACAGTTTGGGGCCGCTGTTTGGAGTGAGGGCTAGGTCAAGGGTCAGGGGCTTGGTCAAGGTCAAGAAAGATGTGACCTGAGGTTATACTCCTGACCTGGTCCACGGGGTGGGATGGGATGGGGCCTTGGTCATCGGGGTCTTCTCTTGGTGCTGTGGGTAGGTTTTGGGGTTGGGGGCTCAGCCTTGAGTCAAGCAAGCGTCAGTGGTCAGAACTCATCCTCATACCCAGGGCGGAGACTTAACTTGAGGCTTGAGAGTCAGGGTCAACTTGAGGATGAAGCTCAAGGGTCCTTAACCTGGTTTGAGGTTGCAGTTTCCCAGGCCTCGGCTTGTTCTGAGATCAGGATGGGCCTGGACTGCAGGGCATTGGCTCAGCCAAGTCACACCCACCCCACAGGTGGACGGCCCCTCGGAGGACACGCTGGACCTCCCTCACCACGGCCTGGCCGACAGCTCTGCAGATCTGAGTTGTGACAGCCGGGTCAACAGCGACTACGAGACAGACGGCGAGGGCGGCGTCTACACCGACGGCGATGGCTACACAGACGG contains the following coding sequences:
- the TJP3 gene encoding tight junction protein ZO-3 isoform X2; protein product: MAVRFQVLDMEELTIWEQHTATLCKDPRRGFGIAISGGRDRPSGAVVVSDVVPGGPAEGRLQLGDHLVMVNGVSMENVSSSFAIQILKTCTKLANVTVKRPRKIQLPATKASSPGPRHQDRDGEDGPRRLDEANHGQGYEGDTSSGSGHSCDERSRRPRAGHRSRASSHGRRSPGSGSEAQGLALVSGFKRLPRQDVHMRPVKSVLVQRRESDEFGVKLGSQIFIKHITESGLAARTRGLQEGDLVLQINGVSSENLSLSDTRRLIEKSEGKLTLLVLRDQGRFLVNIPPAVSDSDSSLLDDISDLVSELSQAPPSHIPPPPQHRRPSSSTSRADSPVESPLLRQESPVDSRTISEPDSPRQSAYDIYRVPSSQSMEDHRYSPDSRVVRFIKGTTIGLRVAGGNNVGIFVSGVQEGSPADGQGIQEGDEILQVNDTPMRNLTREEAVQVLLGLPPGAEVELATQRRQDVFRQVVQARACDSFYVRTHFELEPSPPSCLGFTRGDVFHVLDTLYPGPGQSRSRAGHWLAVRMGRDCRELERGVIPNQGRAEQLASLEAAQRVLGTGPGTSVGSGARAEFWRLRGLRRGAKKTTHRSREDLSALTRQGHYPPYERVALREASFKRPVVILGPVADIAMQKLMAEMPDRFEIADSVLRADSPSKIIKLDTVRLIAEKDKHALLDVTPSAIERLNYVQYYPIVVFFAPESRTALKALRQWLAPASRRSTRRLYTQAQKLQKHSDHLFTASIPLCGMSDAWYQELKAVICEQQTQPIWTAEDQVDGPSEDTLDLPHHGLADSSADLSCDSRVNSDYETDGEGGVYTDGDGYTDGEGGPHTDVDEGPPAPALARSSEPVLADEPQSPWHHRKSSGHRGARVDGHHPQGRGQQDSMRTYEQEALRKKFTGARDVESSDEDGYDWGPATDL
- the TJP3 gene encoding tight junction protein ZO-3 isoform X3, which translates into the protein MAVLDMEELTIWEQHTATLCKDPRRGFGIAISGGRDRPSGAVVVSDVVPGGPAEGRLQLGDHLVMVNGVSMENVSSSFAIQILKTCTKLANVTVKRPRKIQLPATKASSPGPRHQDRDGEDGPRRLDEANHGQGYEGDTSSGSGHSCDERSRRPRAGHRSRASSHGRRSPGSGSEAQGLALVSGFKRLPRQDVHMRPVKSVLVQRRESDEFGVKLGSQIFIKHITESGLAARTRGLQEGDLVLQINGVSSENLSLSDTRRLIEKSEGKLTLLVLRDQGRFLVNIPPAVSDSDSSLLDDISDLVSELSQAPPSHIPPPPQHRRPSSSTSRADSPVESPLLRQESPVDSRTISEPDSPRQSAYDIYRVPSSQSMEDHRYSPDSRVVRFIKGTTIGLRVAGGNNVGIFVSGVQEGSPADGQGIQEGDEILQVNDTPMRNLTREEAVQVLLGLPPGAEVELATQRRQDVFRQVVQARACDSFYVRTHFELEPSPPSCLGFTRGDVFHVLDTLYPGPGQSRSRAGHWLAVRMGRDCRELERGVIPNQGRAEQLASLEAAQRVLGTGPGTSVGSGARAEFWRLRGLRRGAKKTTHRSREDLSALTRQGHYPPYERVALREASFKRPVVILGPVADIAMQKLMAEMPDRFEIADSVLRADSPSKIIKLDTVRLIAEKDKHALLDVTPSAIERLNYVQYYPIVVFFAPESRTALKALRQWLAPASRRSTRRLYTQAQKLQKHSDHLFTASIPLCGMSDAWYQELKAVICEQQTQPIWTAEDQVDGPSEDTLDLPHHGLADSSADLSCDSRVNSDYETDGEGGVYTDGDGYTDGEGGPHTDVDEGPPAPALARSSEPVLADEPQSPWHHRKSSGHRGARVDGHHPQGRGQQDSMRTYEQEALRKKFTGARDVESSDEDGYDWGPATDL
- the TJP3 gene encoding tight junction protein ZO-3 isoform X1; protein product: MEELTIWEQHTATLCKDPRRGFGIAISGGRDRPSGAVVVSDVVPGGPAEGRLQLGDHLVMVNGVSMENVSSSFAIQILKTCTKLANVTVKRPRKIQLPATKASSPGPRHQDRDGEDGPRRLDEANHGQGYEGDTSSGSGHSCDERSRRPRAGHRSRASSHGRRSPGSGSEAQGLALVSGFKRLPRQDVHMRPVKSVLVQRRESDEFGVKLGSQIFIKHITESGLAARTRGLQEGDLVLQINGVSSENLSLSDTRRLIEKSEGKLTLLVLRDQGRFLVNIPPAVSDSDSSLLDDISDLVSELSQAPPSHIPPPPQHRRPSSSTSRADSPVESPLLRQESPVDSRTISEPDSPRQSAYDIYRVPSSQSMEDHRYSPDSRVVRFIKGTTIGLRVAGGNNVGIFVSGVQEGSPADGQGIQEGDEILQVNDTPMRNLTREEAVQVLLGLPPGAEVELATQRRQDVFRQVVQARACDSFYVRTHFELEPSPPSCLGFTRGDVFHVLDTLYPGPGQSRSRAGHWLAVRMGRDCRELERGVIPNQGRAEQLASLEAAQRVLGTGPGTSVGSGARAEFWRLRGLRRGAKKTTHRSREDLSALTRQGHYPPYERVALREASFKRPVVILGPVADIAMQKLMAEMPDRFEIADSVLRADSPSKIIKLDTVRLIAEKDKHALLDVTPSAIERLNYVQYYPIVVFFAPESRTALKALRQWLAPASRRSTRRLYTQAQKLQKHSDHLFTASIPLCGMSDAWYQELKAVICEQQTQPIWTAEDQVDGPSEDTLDLPHHGLADSSADLSCDSRVNSDYETDGEGGVYTDGDGYTDGEGGPHTDVDEGPPAPALARSSEPVLADEPQSPWHHRKSSGHRGARVDGHHPQGRGQQDSMRTYEQEALRKKFTGARDVESSDEDGYDWGPATDL
- the TJP3 gene encoding tight junction protein ZO-3 isoform X4, which translates into the protein MEELTIWEQHTATLCKDPRRGFGIAISGGRDRPSGAVVVSDVVPGGPAEGRLQLGDHLVMVNGVSMENVSSSFAIQILKTCTKLANVTVKRPRKIQLPATKASSPGPRHQDRDGEDGPRRLDEANHGQGYEGDTSSGSGHSCDERSRRPRAGHRSRASSHGRRSPGSGSEAQGLALVSGFKRLPRQDVHMRPVKSVLVQRRESDEFGVKLGSQIFIKHITESGLAARTRGLQEGDLVLQINGVSSENLSLSDTRRLIEKSEGKLTLLVLRDQGRFLVNIPPAVSDSDSSLLDDISDLVSELSQAPPSHIPPPPQHRRPSSSTSRADSPVESPLLRQESPVDSRTISEPDSPRQSAYDIYRVPSSQSMEDHRYSPDSRVVRFIKGTTIGLRVAGGNNVGIFVSGVQEGSPADGQGIQEGDEILQVNDTPMRNLTREEAVQVLLGLPPGAEVELATQRRQDVFRQVVQARACDSFYVRTHFELEPSPPSCLGFTRGDVFHVLDTLYPGPGQSRSRAGHWLAVRMGRDCRELERGVIPNQGRAEQLASLEAAQRVLGTGPGTSVGSGARAEFWRLRGLRRGAKKTTHRSREDLSALTRQGHYPPYERVALREASFKRPVVILGPVADIAMQKLMAEMPDRFEIADSVLRADSPSKIIKLDTVRLIAEKDKHALLDVTPSAIERLNYVQYYPIVVFFAPESRTALKALRQWLAPASRRSTRRLYTQAQKLQKHSDHLFTADTAHLDG